A genomic stretch from Shewanella woodyi ATCC 51908 includes:
- a CDS encoding DUF406 family protein, translated as MKNIQESQSALVNDTCNDCGSYADIGAVIDEHDTQLSISFTGVDAKVEAEAVALKAKSRFDGVESEIKTDSDLTSLVIHFAYSAEKMIFQLENGI; from the coding sequence ATGAAAAATATTCAAGAATCCCAATCAGCTTTAGTGAACGATACCTGTAATGATTGTGGCAGTTATGCCGATATCGGAGCTGTGATTGATGAGCATGATACGCAGCTTAGTATCTCGTTTACTGGCGTTGATGCAAAAGTGGAAGCTGAAGCTGTCGCACTTAAGGCAAAAAGTCGATTTGATGGTGTTGAAAGCGAGATAAAGACCGATAGTGATCTGACAAGTTTAGTTATCCATTTTGCTTACAGTGCTGAGAAAATGATATTTCAGCTAGAAAATGGTATTTAA
- a CDS encoding VC2046/SO_2500 family protein: protein MRPSAVLINESQLGTRLNHAIDHDRRGEFALLLALLSCDARDMAQFQLDDGALEPELALRKKFELPEAQALINDLTIQDSPIDNSSAFSHGGVRAFQLMQALKPEALVIRGDKSAQMQRVLTNCDLLTRQKFNHSAKSELYHALDTHFVDQLAQQRQMSRTLA, encoded by the coding sequence ATGCGACCAAGTGCTGTTTTAATCAATGAGTCCCAACTTGGGACACGCCTTAATCATGCTATTGATCATGATAGGCGTGGAGAGTTTGCCCTTTTATTGGCACTACTCTCTTGTGATGCTCGGGATATGGCTCAGTTTCAGCTCGATGATGGGGCTCTTGAGCCTGAGCTTGCTTTGCGTAAAAAATTTGAGCTGCCAGAAGCGCAAGCGTTAATTAATGACTTGACGATACAGGACTCTCCCATTGATAACAGCTCTGCTTTCTCTCATGGTGGGGTAAGAGCATTTCAACTTATGCAAGCATTGAAGCCCGAGGCACTTGTTATAAGAGGGGATAAGTCGGCGCAGATGCAGAGAGTGCTGACTAATTGCGATCTACTGACTCGGCAAAAGTTTAATCACAGTGCTAAATCTGAACTTTACCACGCCTTAGATACCCATTTTGTTGATCAATTAGCCCAGCAGAGACAGATGAGTCGAACACTGGCCTGA